From one Amaranthus tricolor cultivar Red isolate AtriRed21 chromosome 17, ASM2621246v1, whole genome shotgun sequence genomic stretch:
- the LOC130803660 gene encoding uncharacterized protein At5g39865-like, with product MKSFKSRFLDRFKSIPSMYTSKQHILVPIPLSCKSPDRFSTTLTQQNHTNTREQENYGHIMSNDPLVPTIEIDVFEECECEFDDSMPEMVSSSSSSSSCNSSPTRENCKDTENDLEGTQELLTFKEMCPPGGIDRVVLYTTSLRGIRKTFEDCQAIKFLLDSFRVLYHERDVSMHLLYRDELWKVLGGRVLPPRLFIKGRYIGGADEVVMLNEVGMLKKLLQGMPGSDLDSSVKCFKCGGFQFFVCSDCNGSCKVYKGDQGNEGSLFVKCTKCNENGLIICSCSY from the coding sequence ATGAAGAGCTTCAAAAGTAGGTTTCTTGATAGGTTTAAGTCCATCCCATCTATGTACACATCAAAACAACACATATTAGTACCTATACCCCTTAGCTGCAAATCCCCAGATAGATTCTCTACTACTCTAACCCAACAAAATCATACAAACACCAGAGAACAAGAAAACTATGGACATATTATGTCTAATGACCCATTAGTACCCACCATAGAAATCGATGTTTTTGAAGAATGTGAGTGTGAGTTTGATGATTCAATGCCTGAAATGGTGTCGTCTTCCTCATCATCGTCTTCGTGTAATTCGTCTCCTACTCGAGAAAACTGCAAGGACACTGAAAATGATTTGGAGGGCACCCAAGAATTGCTTACTTTTAAGGAAATGTGCCCACCAGGAGGGATTGACAGAGTTGTCTTATACACAACTAGCCTAAGAGGTATCAGAAAAACTTTTGAGGATTGCCAAGCTATCAAGTTTCTTCTCGATAGTTTTCGAGTATTGTACCACGAAAGAGATGTTTCGATGCATCTTTTGTATAGGGACGAGCTTTGGAAGGTCTTGGGGGGTCGGGTTTTACCCCCAAGGCTATTCATTAAAGGAAGATACATTGGGGGAGCTGATGAGGTTGTTATGCTTAATGAGGTTGGAATGTTGAAAAAGTTGTTGCAGGGGATGCCGGGAAGTGATCTGGATTCGAGTGTTAAGTGCTTCAAATGTGGTGGATTTCAGTTTTTTGTGTGCTCGGATTGTAATGGAAGTTGCAAAGTTTACAAAGGTGATCAAGGAAATGAGGGTAGTTTGTTTGTTAAGTGTACTAAGTGTAATGAGAATGGGTTGATCATCTGTTCTTGTTCTTACTAG